In Zingiber officinale cultivar Zhangliang chromosome 11B, Zo_v1.1, whole genome shotgun sequence, a single window of DNA contains:
- the LOC122035292 gene encoding uncharacterized protein LOC122035292 translates to MATYKLPDLQTDQSSSSAIILYGGGNGPTNGLNGIAVGWQVSTIVYETSDPRLFTFWTIDDKSNTGCVDFQCAGFVSTNNIYGPGSLITQFSTYGRETQFISILISRDYKTGNWWVTCNNEISLGYFPKELLPKMEDNALLVQLGGFVNSPLNVPSPPMGSGHPSNEGFNKAAYFIEVQFVDEHDNLFDPYPPDLHPRADISDYYSVADNHYADDKDKYVFAYGGAGGFK, encoded by the exons ATGGCGACTTATAAGCTTCCAGATCTACAAACTGATCAATCATCATCCAGCGCTATAATACTTTATGGCGGTGGAAATGGTCCAACCAATGGACTCAATGGTATCGCCGTCGGTTGGCAA GTTTCAACAATCGTATACGAAACTAGTGATCCTCGACTTTTTACGTTTTGGACT ATTGATGACAAGAGTAACACGGGATGTGTGGATTTCCAATGTGCTGGTTTTGTTAGCACCAATAATATTTATGGACCTGGAAGCTTGATTACCCAATTTTCCACTTATGGCAGAGAAACACAATTTATATCGATACTAATCTCTAGG GATTATAAAACAGGGAATTGGTGGGTGACATGTAATAATGAGATATCTCTAGGGTATTTCCCCAAGGAATTACTTCCAAAGATGGAGGATAATGCATTGTTGGTTCAATTGGGTGGGTTTGTCAACTCTCCCTTGAATGTGCCAAGCCCTCCGATGGGCAGTGGTCATCCAAGTAATGAAGGATTTAATAAAGCTGCTTATTTCATTGAAGTTCAGTTTGTGGACGAGCATGATAACTTGTTCGATCCGTATCCTCCTGATCTTCACCCTCGTGCTGATATTAGTGATTATTATAGTGTAGCAGATAATCATTATGCAGATGATAAAGACAAATATGTTTTTGCTTATGGAGGAGCTGGAGGTTTCAAATAA